In Sebastes fasciatus isolate fSebFas1 chromosome 8, fSebFas1.pri, whole genome shotgun sequence, the DNA window TATTGATCACTCTACACTTAGAGATTGAATAATGTGACACAGGTAACCTCAAATGCTCTACAGTGAGAGGTGTTTTGTTTTAACCGAAGCTCATTGTTCTTTATGTGTTCAGATTGCTGTGAGCCATGACGGTCAGATCCAGTATCTACCCGTGAGCTCGGAGCAACAGGTGGTGAATCCTGAGGATTTGGAGGCTGCTGCCCACTCTGCTGTCACAGGTTGGCTCTCTTAGGGAAAACAGATTGCACTTCACTTGTTTTATATTCAGTCCTCCACTACACACCGTGCCTATGATTTTCTATGTAGCATTTTCCAAAGCATACCACAAGTTTCTATAAgatttaaaggtataatatgcaacagtTGTCGGTTGGTGTTTGTAAAACACacggcattcaaagttggccagttgagagggagagagagagacgcggtggtcgagcgagctatagagtgaacggagagagagagagagagtgtcgctagtgagaacaaagcagtgagtCAGAGaaattaaagttgtttttttttacgtaTTAAACTCAAATAAACACAACTAACTCCGCACACCGCCGCATAATTCTGTGGGAAAGTGCTGAGTTGCCGGATTTTGAAAGAATGCAGTTAAAAGGCaggctgtcctctctgtctggtgtgtgtctcagtcaaactgacacactgatagcagcacacaacagaggagagacagaggaacaggGGAACTCACAGCGATGTAACAAACCCGTTCTCATTCAGCAAATATGACCGCAAAGCCTCTAAAGGGGGACTCGCTCCCATTGATTTTTATAATGCTTCTGCCTTGGTATCAGAAGCTGAGGGGCATGACGCAGCGGTGCATTTGACCACCTAACAGGCTTTACACCCTGCGCACTGTTATTGGCTGGGAGTTACAGTCCCACGTGGGGTCCAAAGACTGTTGGCTGAAGCCCAGCAGCGTCCccagtaaagcaaaataataagaaaagagaaaatacaggcagagggctgcagagtctctgcagaaacagacaccgccacacacttctattgagtcataagtgatgattcagagggattatttttgtatcagtctatacattgttttttttagttcatTCTTGCACAATATACCTTTTTAAGGGAATCCTATCCAAATAATAtgtaacattaaaatctctGAGGGAATCTGTCAAAATTCTCAGAGGGATGAGGAAAGGAGTCGTGTGTGCACCGTCTGCACTCTTTGAACAAACCTCTAAGGTCTCTACAAGTTGAATTTCAAACCTTAGTGAGATGAATTGAAATATTATCTCTTCCTAGTATGTAGATGCTTTGGAAAATTGTGAACATACATCATCTACATATAATGGGCCAAACCAAATGATCTTATCTGTTATGAATAATTATGAGCTTTGTATTAACATGAACTCTGAAATCATCATTATGATGAACACCAACAATAACTACAGCGCTCTGATAACAAATCAAACTAAGTGGAGGATCTTTGTTCTTGGAGCCGTAGCAGACGCAGCCATGACGCAGACGCAGACCGTCTACACTGAAGCTACACCTGAACAGctggagcagctgcagcagcaaggCATCCACTATGACGTCATTACCTTCACAGAGGAATAGAGAGATTTTTAAACCTACCGGGATACAACCCACTACATACCTACCAAGTACAGTGACCTCAACATATTTATATTCAGCTGGCTGTGAACTAAAACATGATCTCCTCCTCGGTGTCGTCTGCTCGGGGGGCGTTTGCACTGTTTAATAAGATCAACACCTTTTTGTATATTCAAATGATTGCACCCATCGCTTCTAACTTAATCATAGGGGCTGTGCATTTAAGAGTTAACTTAGCAAGGTTGGTCTGCTCTGTAATTATTAAAACTGATTTGTGTTTACGTGCCTCAACTGCTTCCATGTGCAAGAAGACAATGTTATCAAAGAAAATGAAATGGCTTAtatcatgtttttaaaaaatatataacgaGCGTCCAAAtgaacattttagttttttgaaTGGAGTGAAATGAAAAGGGAGCGTTTATTTTTGATCTGTAATGATAATGTTAATTGATAGAATGCCACAACATTGTGTTTACTAAAtattaatatgtacataatatgttttgcatttgtcTTCTGTTCTGTGGTGGAGGATTCGTTTTGATTTTGGTGAACAGGAAGTGTTTAATAAGCTGAAAGCTGACACCAAATAAATCACTTTGTGTATACttgtgtatataatatatatataatgtgtccGTAAATGTCCAGGTTCTACTCAGATTGATTTTGTTCGTAAAGGTATCTGCTTTAAAATatcattattagggctgtcaaacgcaataataacacgtcaacacaaattagttttaactccactaatttttttaatgcaacttgcgatttttaggttgtagcgggctcagttttaaagctagagtgaagaactggtatcatatgaaactagaaaacctaaagaatccgctggtaccaaccatgtcatactagcttggagGTTAAATTACACTCCGAATAGAGTAAAAAATGTCTTGACCATTtacaaagaggtcccttgacctctgacctcaatatatgtgaatgaaaatgggttctatgggtaccgacgagtctcccctttttacagacatacccactttatgataatcacatgcagtttggggcaagccatagtcaagtcagcacactgacacactgacagctgttgttgcttgttgggatgcagtttgccatgtcatgatttgagcatattttttatgctaaatgcagtacctgtgagggttaatggacaatatttgtcattgctttgtgttaattgatttccaataataaatatatacatacatttgcataaagcagcatatttgcccactcccatgttgataagagcgttaaatacttgacaaatctcctttttatgatgcattttgaacagataaaaaatgattaatcacgattaaatatttgaatggattgacagccttaatcatcatcactataatgCAGTGGACGCAATAAAAGCAAAGCTGTTACAAAAGAGTCAGGCTGTCAGGAATGAGTTGATGCAACTCTATAGTCATTTGTGGTGTTATATTGCATTATAATTGCAATTCCAGCATGTGTCAACATTTTTGCAATAGAATAGTACAGGGAAGGATGCAATGACAGGAATACATGAACAATGCAATGTGATCCAAGACAAGCACACCACAAACTACGACCTCAAAAATGAGAAGTCATCACACAGGTCACAGTTGTATCACACTATACATTCCTGTTCCTGTGTCCTCCCTCTGTACATCTGCATAATGGAAACAGTCCAAATGTACTTAAAAAGAAGTTAAAAATATCACAAGTGTGCCACAAAAAATCCTCAAAAGAGTCAGTGCAGACAGGGAGACATCTGTCTGCGCCCTCCAGCTGATCAACTGACAACTTCCTCCTTTCCTCAACAAGGAGGGGCCTCACATCCTCTAAAAAGAGTGGAAAAGTGTCAAAAAAGTGCTGATCCTGTGTGAGCATTACACTGAAGATGAAGTTTTCCTTTGTCTTGTTTCTTTTAATAggtatgtttgtttttctttacaaaaaagaagccaaatttgacatttttctggTCTCCAGTGCCTGTTAATGACACATTAatgataaatgtttgttttccagaTATCCCTCATATAGAAGGGCAGCAGAGGATGGAGGTGTTCGAACAAGTCCTGCTGAGACTCGCCTTCCCTTCATTTTACAATAGTTACAACAAGTACTGCTGTAAACTGTATCCGGGAGGATGTTACAAGCTGCTGGACAGTGCAGGATTCACCTGTGATTTACTGAGAGGAAGAGTAACGAAAACTGAGATGGACGGCTGGatagaatttaaaatatcaaatgtGGGGTTTGTGGACGGAGGCTATTACAGATGTATCGTGCTGGGAACTCAAAACCGCATCTACAGTGATTACTTTGTCGAGGTGTCTGGTGAGCAGTCTTTATAATCTTCATTAAATGTGAATTATGCCATAGCCTCTAGTGTGTACAATAACGCCTGAGCCAAAACAGCATTAATACAGCTTCATAAGATAAATGATTACTTGCAAAATAATATTTCCGTGTACTTTTTCCCTGGTAAAGTAGGGAAACAATTGCAAAGGTTAATTCCAGCCATAAACTCTGGGAGCTTATTTGATCTTCTTGCATTGTGCAGAGGTTTCAGATCACCACAGCCGGTCTCAGCCTTCACTGACGACAACCGTCACAGCCCCCAGCGCCTCCACAACTCTCCCAGACTCCACTGGGCCTGCTGTGGCTCAGGACAAGAGTGACAGTCCCAGGTAGGTTCAAggttttttatttgtcatttccaGCAAatcagtcattggcaatgaaaatctctggtctcaggttccttcaacaatgctcataaaatatgtatatatagaagaggaaatcacacaagtaaaagtgaACAGGATGTAAAGAGGATGTAGtttgtatatgcatgatgagaagtaacAAAAATCTATATACAAAAGTGTAAACAAGAATGTGGTATGTATAGAGAAGTagtaaatgaatatatatatactgtattagggctgtcaaagttagcttGATagtaacatgttaacgcaaattcgttttaacgtcactaatttctttaacgcgttaacttaaacaatctttcggaggttgcagcgggctccattggatccattgataccaaccatgtcttactagcttgttgtaaaggaggttaaataacgctctaaactttcgctaaattttggcgaggaaaaactggcatggctattttcaaagatgtcccttgacctctgacctcaagatatgtgaatgtaaatgggttatatgggtacccacgagtctctcctttacagacatgcccactttatgataatcacatgcagtttggggcaagtcatagtcaagtcagcacactgacacactgacagctgttgttgcctgttgggctgcagtttgccatgttatgatttaagcatattgtttatgctaaatgcagtacctgtgagggtttctggacaatatgtgtcattgttttgtgttgttaattcatttccaataataaatatattcatacatttgcataaagcagcatatttacccactcccatgttgataagagtattaaatacttgacattttgaacagataaaaaatgtgttactcATGATtaagacaatcatgcgattaatcatgattaaatatttgaatctattattatattcttttatttttatattatctaTTCACTCTGCAGATGtactcttttgttgttgttgctcgcTGGCCAAACCGTGCTGTCTACCTGaagatattatttgttttattcctCTCCAGAGTTCCCTGGAGTTTTGGTCTGCCACTAGCTGTCATCGTGTCCATTACAGGGATGATTTTTATCACTTCAGTTATTGGGGTTGTTTGCTGCAGAGTCAAGGCAAAACGTAAACAGCCGGGTAAGCATTTTTCTCAAATTGATGATCACACAGATCTGAGTGTctgaaaaaataatttttttggggggagatGAGTAAATAGCACCaatgtgattttgttttcctttgtaGACAACTATGGAGAAACTCTGTGTGAGTCACTGAAACAAGAGGCCCCGGTAAGAGCCAAACAGGGAACATGTCGCCTCTGTGATTCATTGTCATGTTTATGCTTCAGACTTCCTCCGCAACACTGTCTCctaacaatgtgtgtgtgtctcccccAGGAAACGAGTGGCATCGTCTACACCACGGTGGACTTCAGAGCTCACCAGAAACCCACAGTGGACTTCAGAGCTCACCAGAAACCCACAGAGGTGTATGAAAACCTGAGGATGCCCAAAGCACAAGCGGGAGCCCCTGACTCGACCTGGAGCGCAGAGCACGATGGGATGGTGGAGTACTCCACACTGGCAGTCCACCAGTGAACACACCTGAGAAAGTTAGTTTCTCATTTTAATGGGACTGATTTTAATTTGTTGGAGGCAATactggtgttttttgttttgaccTTTTGAAAGACTGGTTTACATTCTGTGGGTGTTAGTATGCCACGCCACCAGGGGGCAGTAAACATGTTGGTGATGGGTCACACCTCACAATCAGGTAGTAAGTAGACACAGGTGGGTTATCTCAGAGTGTATTGGAGTGCTGGAGATGAAGGGGTTCTTCACAATTAAGTGAAACAAAACGATAAATATTGCACAAGTACTAACACAGCTGAAGAAACAACAGTCTGCAATCTACAACCACAGCAAGATGGAGGAAGCAAGCAAATATAAACTAAAGGTATGCACCTCCACAACACATTAGTGTCCCATTCACCACCATGGTCATCAATATTAGTCACAACAGTATGATAACAATAGGTTTCAAGATTAGTAATGCTGTTTACAACACATTCCTAACATTACCCTACTTATGTTGGTGTTTCTGCTGCAACTATGATCACTTGTGActcctaaataaaaaaataaataatcaaccCCTATGaattttaaccatcagagtatgtaatACATACCCAAAGTTGAAAATGTTTCACCAAACATGCAGCACTTAGAgcagaatagacgctcagcaCCTCGTCACGAggtgtgatttacacccctagtaaACTGGGAAGAAATCTCCCTGTGGGGGAGCATGCCCCcagtagggtgaccagatcccaacaaaccaaatgtgggacaaagactgtgtttgtgtgggacaatgtgggacacgttgtTGCCAATGCTCAGAtgtagtctacaattttgatgtaatgtctatctaacacacatttatatacTGCCCTTTACCTCCTAACATCTCTATGttttgcccgaatgcatccatagatcgaCACCTCTTTTTGAGCCACATGTtccttgtgagactcacatgaactgtgttgcttcatgtcgtattcccTCTGTGTGAACTTGAAAAATAAGTGGCAAATTTTGcaaaaaaactctgagaatcgCTTTACACCTTCACCCACCCgcttataagtagtttcacagtctttgttgtagctgcattTCTTATTCTTTGTGGTAAGTTTACAGCATATTCTGCCTAAATCTGCATAACTTGTGACTCTGTGGTGACTTGcaaagcgtctgtcctgcagtggtttgactgtAGTGGACTTTTGAAAACTGGAGCCAGTGAAAATGTGGGGCATCGTCGCAATGTGCTGGATGTGGGACAGGGGATGAAAATGCTTTGCAGTCGTTCATAAAGTGGGACAACCGGTCACCCTATAACCCCCGGACACCCTTTAGGTTTGGGGTGAGCTCTGAATGCTTACAATGTCTTGTTCTGCTTCTGATCCTCAGCCTGTATAGAGTTTGATGCAACATGCATtgggttgcattgtgggaaatgtaggatccagcatTTTTTGAGCTTGACCCAAATTAGAGACTAAAAATCATCATTTGCTGCTGCTTTGGTTTGAACTATTGTGAgtcccccaactttatggaagtgcaatattAATCACTGAACTACCCTGTTAATTGTATATAGCATGTGTTATTTGTGTAAATGACGTATAAATGAAATGagaatgcattaaagaaatgaacaTAGTCTGGTAAAATGAAGACAAAACCCTTGTGTTTGAGTCCTTTCAATGCTGCGTTCACAGGTAGAAATAGCAGCCGAGTTGTCAGATCATGTCATCAGGTTATCTTTTGTAATATCAATGTTTGTCCTTATCAGTTTCTTCTCGATTACAACCCGGCTATTCTGAGAGCCGCTCAATACTCTATTCTCGGCCTCTTCTTCCTTTACACAAAAAAGCTGGCGTCAATCCTCTTTGTATCCTCTGTAAAAGGTTGAGTTTCTCTTAAGAGCGAATGGATGAACAGATTGTTATTCCTGTGACATTTCAGTGCGGCGCTGTAACACAAAACTAAAGAGGTTTCTAAAGACGCTTTTACTGCACTGATGTGTGATCTTCGTCACCACAGTtagactgacaaaaaaaaatacacagaatGCTTTTAGTTGCTATAATCTATTTATTGCAAAAGCAACTACAAAATgttcaaacttgttttttttacacaggacattttatagattatCCATCAGGTGATTACACAGACTGGGCCAGGCCAATGTTCTGATTCTGGGTATCAAAGATGGCGTAGAACTGCCTGATGAAGACATCTCCCAGGATCCAGAGCTGTTGAGAGCTCCCGCCGAAGCCGGTGCTGCAACCGTAGGATCTCTGTAGAGAAAcaacagaaaatacatttaGTCTCCCCAAATCTGCATTATTTTGGTGAAAACATTTCTCTTGCAGTGGCTCTAACTGACCTGAAAGACGTAGGCAGATGCAGGGATGGTGAAGGCGTGTCCGCCGATAGTGAAGGTGACTTCAGGCATGCTCTGGATGTTATTGCAGTTCACTGTGGACTGTGAGAAGAACAGAGTTGGATACTGTGTAGCAGCAGAAGTTGTATTTATTGGTATTTTACAGGTTTCCAGCTAAAGCACGTAACCAAGTCCTGCTTAATTATTTTGATTTGAGAGTTTTGACGTCAGAGCATTGAATGTGTGTTTACTCTGGGCtcagaaaatggggaaaatTTACTTCAGATGCTACGGTATGATGGTGTGACTCACCTCTCCGTACTGGTTGGTTGAGGCTCCAACCCAGGAATTCAAGTTGTGGATGTCATTGGTTGGGCCAACGATCAGGGAGGTACCAGTGTCAATGATGGCCTGGCAGCCACCAGCGCACGCCACACTCTGTCCGTTGATGGTAACGCTGTGAGGAGGAACACAGTCAGGCTAGGAAGCTCTGTGCAACTTATGTTTGTGGTTAGTTTTGTGTCTTCTTTTGTACCTGTCCATTTTGATCTGCCAGTAGGTggcagaggacagagggatCCAGGTGATCTGTCCAGTGTAGTGGCTGCTGTCAATACCGCCGAGGACCAACTCGCTGCCCTGCTCGCTGTTGctaagagaagaaaaacaaatatacatGAATGAAATGCCACTGGAAATGACCACACTCCGAACCAGCAGACTTCCATCCCGTTTCAGTACCCGCTCAGGTAGACGGAGAACAGGGGCTGAGACACCAGACCCTCGCTGACCATCCTGTCGAAGACGGGCACGACGTTGTCAGAGGCGATGGTCTGGAAGGCCAATCCCAAGATGCCGTCAGCCTTCATGTGAGCCATGAAGGGAGCCTCTGTTTTGCTGATTCCAAACACCTGGTTGGACACAGTGATGCCGCCCACCTGGACACACAAGACAGTTGTCAGTCACAGTTCAACAGACCGCGGAGGTATGCCTGTGTGAAGTCTAAACAGACTGTGCATTTTGTTCCAGGGGCTTTTGGTTACCTCAACGTTGTCGATGGCCAGATGTCCGGTCATGCTGCCAGTGCCGTACTGGATGGACAGCGCCTGGTCGCCCCATTTGAAGGTGGAGGACTGCTGTGGGTTGTATCTCTGGTGGTTCTCTGCAGACGAATGAGGTCTTTGTCAAATGTGCATTTTAGGAATATGGCAAAAAAACTTGGACCCTCTCTTTTCATGGAGTAACTGCAGAGTGTTGTACCTCTGCTTATACttaataaactgtatttaaACAAGTAGATCTCCTGctaataaaacacaacaaacttAAAATACCACATTACAAGTTACATTCCTGAAATTAAAGTTTAAGTAAAAGGACAGACTTATTAGGAGCAAACTGTACTTTAGTTTCAAAGATTAAAGTACCGATGTTGCAGAATGGCTCCTGTGTAATATAATTATACTGCTGGGTTATTATTGCTGATGGATTACTATGTACGTTGCAGCTGGTGAAAGTGGAGTTGCTATTACTTTAGttgagggctgcaactaacaattattttttaattattttgacgATTACTCTGTTGATTATGtttttgattaatcgattgttTTCTagtgtttggtctataaaatggtgaaaaatctgtgtttcccaaagcccaagatgacgtcctcaaatgtctttttttgccacaactcaaagatattcagtttactgtcatagaggagtaaagaaactagaaaatattcacatttaagaagctggaatcagaatttctactgtttttctttaaaaaaaaatactcaaaccaagtaatcgattatcaaaatagttgccgattattttaatagttgacacctaatcgattaatcgttgcagctctactttagTTTATACACGGCTAGGTAATTTAATCTATAGCAATCTATGAATTGTATTTCATAAAATAATTGCATGATTCTGCAATGTAACAATaggtgtcaaataaatgtagaggagttaaaagaagaataaagtagcatcaaatggaaatagtCAGTGAAAGTATCATATATCAACTtctaacttttatttatttattgaacttgTAATGCAGTATCTTAAGCTTGTTGTATTTTACTAGTAGAAGATCTGATGACTTGTTCAACAACTAATACAGTTTATTAGGTATAAGCAGAAGTACAACACTCTGCAGTTCCTCCATGTTAGAAGTTGGCTGATATATGATAGTAGTACATGTAGTATTGTCAGTAACACTCACCGCAGGCCTGGCTGGAGCAGTAGACTGAGGGGACCCACAGGTTGGAGGAGCCGGTGTCAAAGATGACGGTGAAGGACTGAGGAGGGGTGCCGATGGAGATCACACCGTAGTAGGACAGCTAGAGGGAcataaaatgacaaattaaCAGATGCAGATTAATATGAAGATGACAAACTACTCTGTAAACGCTGTGTCTGGTCTGGACTTACGTCAGCATCGTTGGTCATGCCCTCAGTACCGCCCTGGTAGAACTTGGCCATGGGGTTGTATGGGAACTGCTTCCTGTACTCGTCCCATAGTCCTTTCTCCTGCAGGTCTTCCCTGGCAGTCTTTCCCTTGATCAGGGGAATcctaaaaacacagaaacatgaaTAAAGAATCAGCAAAATGCACAGATTTCTATAGATTTTATAGCCTGGATAAATCAGAAAGAGAGCTCTCCTTTGAGCTTTGTGCAAGTTTGAAAGGTGTGATCGCTCAAAGCTAGATGGCCTTTAGGCTTTCCCTCAGGAacactagatggagagattaccTTTCAACAATTCAGCCTATTCAGgtttaaaatgtcaaagaaatgAAGGAACTTTTCAACCAAACAGGTCAGACTTACTTGTGGAAGCATTCGGAGAAAGCCACGAGGGCAGACAGCAACACGAGCCACTTCATTGTCACTTCACTGTTGGATTCAGCTGAATGAAGTTCAATAGAGTCCAGcccttaaatacaataaatcaaGGTTGTGCCCTTCCACATAACTTGATATCATGTATCAGCTGGAGATAAGGAATGTGCGATTTGTTGCCTCTTATCTAGGAGCAAATATCCCATTAAACAAATTAGAAATTACTTTTACTGGAATACTAAATATATTTTGTAGCAACAACTCACTGTAAAATCAAGTACACTTTATAAAGTGCAGCTgatattttgtatgtatgtacagtagattgttaaaataatcacaataacTGGAACTATGCTTTGAAAGCTTTGTGTTTCACTGTTTCTACTATGGTACTGAAGAGAAAATGATTGCAACAGTGGTAATGTTCAGCTCAGCATTGTTGATTTATGTCCCTTAACTCAAGAAGTCGTAGAAAACAGTTCAGCAAAACAACAGAAACGTGTCAGAGGATTGACTTTTATTATCTAACAGATCATTTGATTATAGTGCAGATAAGTGTTTAATAACAGATACAGCGCACACTTAATGTGTTGACATGTAGATCAGGAGATTTGATGTCCAGAGCTTCTGTTTAACTTTGATACGGAAACTTTCcatgtgtttctgcaggtgtgAGCCAGAGGTTATACCTGGGCAGCGTTATCTGATAACAGtaatacacaaaacaaagactcGGTGACGTGTGAACAAAATGCAGCTGACCCAGTACATGTACTGTAGTTTGACTTTGATTGGAAAGTTAATAACAGATAATATTTACATAGTTGATGTTACATCTAATTTCAttcttaaataaaaattaaaaaaacgttttttattCATAATTGCTTCCATAACCTTGGGTTGTATCTAGTGtcacaaaatattttaaataaaaaatcatgttttttttgcagtgaatTTATTCAATGAGACACCGAAAGTAACCTTGATCAAAGCATAGTGgtggaaacattttaaaatattccattaaaaagtcctgcattcattcattcattcattcattacagTAAATAAGTACTAGCAGTAAAACGTACTTACATTATCAAACAATAGAAGTACTCCTTGTGCAGAAAGATGGCTCATGTCTGTATTATATGTATCattttattggattattattagtagtagttatGCATTAATGGTTAAGCAGCTTTTTATGTTGATGCTGGTCGAGCAAATTTTCAATCTACAGCAAAGCATTGCATTTTATTAGCTCATAgtagtattttttatataataactTGATCTGAAAAGTAACGTAATGCAGTAAAAAGTGCAGTATTTCCCTCTTAGATGCAGTACAGTAGAAGGATACAGTATTATAAGGAAAGTTAAAATACGCAATACTCTGATGAATGCCACAGCTCATATCTCtggttatttattgttttgtatttaaatccattaaattaatttgaccctttttcttgttttttataaaatattttagtAATAATACTACTTCTACTATCGATACTAATgctactataataataataataataataataataataaatataaaataacatgtttattattatcactagtataataatgatgataaatgtatatgttcttattATTTGCTTCTATAAAACAGAGGGCAAAGGATTCAATGTCTTACACAAAGCTACTAAAGCAGGACAAAAGGCAGTCTGTCTCTCATGACAGctgctttgtttttaattaatatttaaataatagatGTCAATTTGAAAATTTGCATCATCTGAAATGGCAGAAAATTAATTGTTAGAACTTATTAAGCTGCTAAtgtgagtggaaaaaaaatgttgtggtGTAATTGCCCTTTACTTAACATCTGCAGTAGTCAAATATTTGGCACAAGTCGGTCAGTAAGGTCATCAGTTCAGTTACATATCGAGGTCATCAGGTAAAGAACATTAAGTACTTGACCTTCATCATAATCAGACGGTGATTAAAACCACTTGATCCCATAGAAACACATTATGTTTAATCAAACAACATAAATTGAACacggaaaaaaataaactacacaGTACCAACAATGTTGTTATACTTT includes these proteins:
- the LOC141772958 gene encoding uncharacterized protein LOC141772958 isoform X1, translated to MKFSFVLFLLIDIPHIEGQQRMEVFEQVLLRLAFPSFYNSYNKYCCKLYPGGCYKLLDSAGFTCDLLRGRVTKTEMDGWIEFKISNVGFVDGGYYRCIVLGTQNRIYSDYFVEVSEVSDHHSRSQPSLTTTVTAPSASTTLPDSTGPAVAQDKSDSPRVPWSFGLPLAVIVSITGMIFITSVIGVVCCRVKAKRKQPDNYGETLCESLKQEAPETSGIVYTTVDFRAHQKPTVDFRAHQKPTEVYENLRMPKAQAGAPDSTWSAEHDGMVEYSTLAVHQ
- the LOC141772957 gene encoding pepsin A-like, translating into MKWLVLLSALVAFSECFHKIPLIKGKTAREDLQEKGLWDEYRKQFPYNPMAKFYQGGTEGMTNDADLSYYGVISIGTPPQSFTVIFDTGSSNLWVPSVYCSSQACENHQRYNPQQSSTFKWGDQALSIQYGTGSMTGHLAIDNVEVGGITVSNQVFGISKTEAPFMAHMKADGILGLAFQTIASDNVVPVFDRMVSEGLVSQPLFSVYLSGNSEQGSELVLGGIDSSHYTGQITWIPLSSATYWQIKMDSVTINGQSVACAGGCQAIIDTGTSLIVGPTNDIHNLNSWVGASTNQYGESTVNCNNIQSMPEVTFTIGGHAFTIPASAYVFQRSYGCSTGFGGSSQQLWILGDVFIRQFYAIFDTQNQNIGLAQSV
- the LOC141772958 gene encoding uncharacterized protein LOC141772958 isoform X2, whose translation is MEVFEQVLLRLAFPSFYNSYNKYCCKLYPGGCYKLLDSAGFTCDLLRGRVTKTEMDGWIEFKISNVGFVDGGYYRCIVLGTQNRIYSDYFVEVSEVSDHHSRSQPSLTTTVTAPSASTTLPDSTGPAVAQDKSDSPRVPWSFGLPLAVIVSITGMIFITSVIGVVCCRVKAKRKQPDNYGETLCESLKQEAPETSGIVYTTVDFRAHQKPTVDFRAHQKPTEVYENLRMPKAQAGAPDSTWSAEHDGMVEYSTLAVHQ